From Bos taurus isolate L1 Dominette 01449 registration number 42190680 breed Hereford chromosome 29, ARS-UCD2.0, whole genome shotgun sequence, a single genomic window includes:
- the SYT8 gene encoding LOW QUALITY PROTEIN: synaptotagmin-8 (The sequence of the model RefSeq protein was modified relative to this genomic sequence to represent the inferred CDS: inserted 2 bases in 2 codons) — translation MEHPPDTHSARTPVGTTATPGLTLDLATPIPWLRWALVAATIVAGVLLTSCLLCTVCCCRRGRHRKRPRDKEAVVLGTTGLTTTTHLVQPELGNVASGPGGAQQWXCLQLSLEYDSGSQEIRVGLKQAADLRPRTPGGTADPYARLSLSPDAGCTHETKVHPGTLCPVFEETCSFHVSPGWARGAGRGGRAALPSCCSWHRRLSQHGTLGTLSLPLGSVDLQHVLELWRPLGPPAAAEPEQTEELCFLLRYVPGSGRLTVVVLEAPGLSPALADENPYVKVQLLLNQRKWKKRKTSARKGTATPYYNEAFTFLVPFSQIQSVDLVLAVWARGPQLRPQPVXKVLLDSQRWADMLAQARRPVAQWHRLQPAREVGQARPCSPACICPCPAAEGSPGPGCPRARCPRARRNKRLPPVSCVLPELRRHGRVRGS, via the exons ATGGAGCACCCTCCAGACACCCACAGTGCCCGCACCCCGGTGGGCACCACAGCCACGCCTGGGCTCACACTGGACCTCGCTACCCCTATCCCCT GGCTCCGCTGGGCTCTCGTGGCCGCTACCATCGTAGCGGGCGTCCTCCTCACATCCTGCCTGCTCTGCACCGTCTGCTGCTGCCGCCGTGGGCGCCACAGGAAGAGGCCCAGAGACAAGGAGGCTGTGGTCCTGGGCACCACCgggctcaccaccaccacccacctg GTGCAGCCGGAGTTGGGTAACGTGGCATCTGGACCTGGgggtgcccagcagt ggtgcCTGCAGCTGTCCCTGGAGTATGACTCTGGAAGCCAGGAG ATCAGGGTGGGCCTCAAGCAGGCTGCGGACCTGAGGCCCAGGACCCCGGGCGGCACAGCGGACCCCTATGCCCGCCTGAGCCTGTCCCCGGACGCCGGGTGCACACATGAGACAAAGGTGCACCCTGGCACGCTGTGCCCCGTGTTTGAGGAGACCTGCTCCTTCCACGTGAGTCCGGGCTGGGCCCGGGGGGCTGGGCGGGGTGGCCGGGCGGCTCTGCCGAGCTGCTGCTCCTGGCACAGGCGCCTCTCCCAGCACGGGACACTGGGCACGCTCAGCCTGCCACTGGGCTCCGTGGACCTGCAGCACGTGCTGGAGCTCTGGCGCCCGCTGGGCCCACCCGCCGCGGCCGAG CCTGAGCAGACCGAGGAGCTCTGCTTCTTGCTCCGCTACGTGCCCGGCTCCGGCCGGCTGACCGTGGTCGTGCTGGAGGCCCCAGGCCTGAGCCCGGCGCTGGCAGATGAGA ACCCCTACGTGAAGGTCCAGCTCCTGCTGAACCagagaaagtggaagaagagaaagacatcGGCCAGGAAGGGCACGGCCACCCCTTACTACAACGAGGCCTTCACCTTCCTCGTGCCCTTCAGCCAGATCCAG AGCGTGGATCTGGTGCTGGCCGTCTGGGCCCGGGGCCCACAGCTGCGGCCCCAGCCTG GCAAGGTGCTGCTGGACTCCCAGCGCTGGGCAGACATGCTGGCCCAGGCCCGGCGGCCAGTCGCCCAGTGGCACCGCCTGCAGCCAGCCAGGGAGGTGGGCCAGGCCCGGCCTTGCAGTCCCGCCTGCATCTGCCCTTGCCCGGCTGCTGAGGGCAGCCCTGGGCCTGGGTGTCCCCGTGCGCGCTGCCCCAGGGCCCGCCGTAATAAACGCCTCCCCCCTGTATCATGTGTCCTTCCTGAACTCCGCAGGCATGGCAGGGTCAGGGGCTCCTGA